Proteins encoded within one genomic window of bacterium:
- a CDS encoding NnrS family protein, with protein sequence MPSDRPRSGTPPVLELGFRPFFLLAGAAALALIAAWLAALRGALTLPVYYDAITWHGHEMVFGYTAAVVAGFLLTAVRNWTGVATPRGAALAGLAALWLAGRVAPLLPGLLPGWLIAGIDLAFLPALAAALAGPLLAQPRASQLVFLPLLLALAAANALVHLQMLGRTGATARPALYAAVDVVVLIIAVVGGRVLPFFTERAVAAAPRRHPPLEAVVWASTAGVLVIDALGLPATAAVPVCAVGALAHALRLAGWYDRRIWRVPLLWVLHLGYAWVAIGFALKAAVAAALVIPMVGLHALTVGAIGVLTLGMMARVALGHTGRALQATPAMAVAFALINAAAAVRALAAAALPTFYAQTVLVAGGLWLAAFAIFGASYAGILVRPRLDGRGP encoded by the coding sequence GTGCCGAGCGACCGACCCCGATCGGGAACCCCGCCCGTCCTCGAGCTCGGGTTCCGCCCCTTCTTCCTCCTCGCCGGGGCGGCCGCGCTGGCGCTGATCGCCGCCTGGCTGGCGGCGCTGCGCGGCGCGCTGACCCTGCCGGTCTACTACGACGCCATCACCTGGCACGGGCACGAGATGGTCTTCGGCTACACCGCGGCGGTGGTCGCCGGCTTCCTCCTCACCGCGGTGCGCAACTGGACCGGCGTGGCGACGCCGCGCGGCGCGGCGCTGGCGGGGCTCGCCGCGCTGTGGCTGGCCGGGCGCGTCGCGCCGCTGCTGCCGGGCCTGCTGCCCGGCTGGCTGATCGCCGGCATCGACCTCGCCTTCCTGCCGGCGCTGGCGGCGGCGCTGGCCGGCCCGCTGCTCGCGCAGCCGCGGGCGAGCCAGCTCGTCTTCCTGCCCCTGCTGCTGGCGCTGGCGGCCGCCAACGCGCTGGTGCACCTGCAGATGCTGGGCAGGACCGGCGCGACGGCGCGGCCGGCGCTGTACGCGGCGGTGGACGTCGTGGTCCTGATCATCGCCGTCGTCGGCGGCCGCGTGCTGCCGTTCTTCACCGAGCGCGCCGTCGCCGCGGCGCCGCGCCGGCATCCGCCATTGGAGGCCGTGGTGTGGGCGAGCACCGCCGGGGTCCTGGTCATCGACGCCCTCGGCCTGCCCGCGACGGCAGCCGTGCCGGTGTGCGCCGTCGGCGCGCTGGCGCACGCGCTGCGCCTGGCGGGTTGGTACGACCGCCGCATCTGGCGGGTGCCGCTGCTCTGGGTGCTGCACCTCGGCTATGCCTGGGTGGCGATCGGCTTCGCGTTGAAGGCCGCCGTCGCGGCGGCGCTGGTGATCCCGATGGTCGGGTTGCACGCCCTCACAGTCGGCGCGATCGGCGTCCTCACCCTCGGCATGATGGCGCGGGTGGCGCTCGGCCACACCGGCCGCGCCCTGCAGGCCACCCCGGCCATGGCCGTCGCCTTCGCGCTGATCAATGCCGCCGCCGCGGTGCGGGCGCTGGCCGCCGCCGCGCTGCCCACCTTCTACGCGCAGACCGTGCTCGTCGCCGGCGGCCTGTGGCTGGCCGCGTTCGCGATCTTCGGCGCCAGCTACGCCGGCATCCTGGTCCGGCCGCGGCTCGACGGCCGCGGTCCCTGA
- a CDS encoding flippase, with the protein MKIGQALRDTLGILGTRVVWSAMGLVSGVVLARWLGPHDRGILALVLLLPSTVLTLVKLGVSQATVFFINRKEATVDQVASNSVILALLLGLASSAVIWATRDNLLHKVLRDVPDWALLLGLVRVPLLLLDNYLYSILQATGQFGLYNRRLLQSEGLRLVLVAVLIMGFDLGLPAAIATYTFIGLVNIAWLMLNMRETIHFSLRFDTRLLRKMLSFGVRSYVQVVTAHLLLRIDIYMVQAFLGPAHTAFYALALHFTELVLEVPQAIGLVLYPKLAALAEEQMHRLTAQSCRRTLMVTVPAAVALAVGGPWVITLWYGTAYAEAGAPLPWAAVGVAAMSIFVIITRDFTARQQQRVNTVAGLLALATNVLLNVVLIPIYGIVGAAFATAVAYSGACVILIYFFLRESGLRWVDVLVPTREDVAYFTGIAQRALARG; encoded by the coding sequence GTGAAGATCGGACAGGCGCTCCGCGACACCCTCGGCATCCTCGGCACCCGCGTCGTCTGGTCGGCGATGGGCCTGGTGAGCGGCGTGGTGCTGGCGCGCTGGCTCGGGCCGCACGACCGCGGCATCCTCGCGCTCGTCCTGCTGCTGCCCTCGACGGTGCTGACGCTGGTCAAGCTCGGCGTCTCGCAGGCGACCGTCTTCTTCATCAATCGCAAGGAGGCGACCGTCGACCAGGTCGCCTCCAACTCGGTCATCCTCGCGCTGCTGCTCGGGCTCGCCTCGTCGGCGGTGATCTGGGCGACGCGCGACAATCTGTTGCACAAGGTGCTGCGCGACGTGCCCGACTGGGCCCTGCTGTTGGGCCTGGTGCGGGTGCCGCTGCTGCTGCTCGACAACTACCTCTACAGCATCCTGCAGGCGACCGGGCAGTTCGGCCTCTACAACCGCCGCCTCCTGCAGAGCGAGGGCCTGCGCCTCGTCCTGGTCGCCGTCCTGATCATGGGCTTCGACCTCGGCCTGCCGGCGGCGATCGCCACCTACACCTTCATCGGCCTGGTCAACATCGCCTGGCTGATGCTGAACATGCGCGAGACCATCCACTTCTCGCTGCGCTTCGACACCCGTCTGCTGCGCAAGATGCTGTCGTTCGGCGTCCGCTCCTACGTGCAGGTGGTCACGGCGCACCTGCTGCTGCGCATCGACATCTACATGGTGCAGGCGTTCCTCGGTCCGGCGCACACCGCCTTCTACGCCCTGGCGCTGCACTTCACCGAGTTGGTCCTCGAGGTGCCGCAGGCGATCGGTCTGGTGCTGTATCCGAAGCTGGCGGCGCTCGCCGAGGAACAGATGCACCGGCTCACCGCGCAGAGCTGCCGGCGCACGTTGATGGTCACCGTGCCGGCGGCCGTGGCGCTGGCGGTCGGCGGCCCGTGGGTGATCACGCTCTGGTACGGCACGGCATACGCCGAGGCGGGCGCGCCGCTGCCCTGGGCGGCGGTGGGCGTGGCGGCGATGTCGATCTTCGTCATCATCACCCGCGACTTCACCGCCCGGCAGCAGCAGCGGGTCAACACCGTCGCCGGCCTGCTGGCGCTGGCGACCAACGTGCTCCTCAACGTGGTCCTGATCCCGATCTACGGCATCGTCGGCGCCGCGTTCGCCACCGCCGTCGCCTACAGCGGCGCCTGCGTCATCCTCATCTACTTCTTCCTGCGCGAATCCGGCCTGCGCTGGGTCGACGTCCTCGTGCCGACCCGCGAGGACGTCGCCTACTTCACCGGCATCGCCCAGCGCGCCCTGGCGCGGGGGTGA
- a CDS encoding glycosyltransferase: MAAPIAFLFPAFPNLHQTFVLWEVLALRQRGIEIALYSIKRPLTKTQQPEGAALQAEVTYLPSTLSAAVLGANLALLARHPARYLGAIAGVVRGWWQDRAAGRAWQAQQVSADAPDRQRTLRETLAGWFNRSPLLYLLKSLWLIPLAAWLGADLERRGIRRLHAHWASYATTVALVAHWLYDIPFSFTAHAYDIYLVPRLLGVKVREAAFAVTCARVNAEFLNLLAGTAPGERVVVNYHGVSLQRFRPLPRPAAPGALPCLVTCGRLEPYKGHHVLLRAAALLGRPVRVVLIGEGPQRQKLGQLAAELGIAERVEFTGPLPQARLAEIYAAADLFVLASVIIERSGKRDVIPNVLAEAMAMRLPVVATAVSGIGELIRDGISGRLVPPNDPAALARVLAELLDDPAQRQRLAAEGAATVARMFDREVNIEELAALFRGAAGAARGAA, encoded by the coding sequence ATGGCTGCGCCGATCGCCTTTCTCTTCCCGGCCTTCCCCAACCTGCACCAGACCTTCGTGCTGTGGGAGGTGCTGGCGCTGCGCCAACGCGGCATCGAGATCGCGCTGTACTCCATCAAGCGGCCGCTGACGAAGACGCAGCAGCCGGAGGGGGCGGCGCTGCAGGCGGAGGTGACGTACCTGCCGTCGACCCTGTCGGCGGCGGTGCTGGGGGCCAACCTGGCGCTGCTGGCGCGCCATCCGGCCCGCTACCTCGGCGCCATCGCTGGCGTCGTCCGCGGCTGGTGGCAGGACCGCGCCGCCGGGCGCGCCTGGCAGGCGCAGCAGGTGAGCGCCGACGCGCCGGACAGGCAGCGCACCCTGCGCGAGACGCTCGCCGGCTGGTTCAACCGCAGCCCGCTGCTCTACCTGCTGAAGTCGCTGTGGCTGATCCCGCTCGCCGCCTGGCTCGGCGCCGACCTCGAGCGGCGCGGCATCCGCCGCCTGCACGCCCACTGGGCGAGCTATGCGACGACGGTGGCCCTGGTGGCGCACTGGCTCTACGACATCCCGTTCAGCTTCACCGCCCATGCCTACGACATCTACCTGGTGCCGCGCCTGCTCGGGGTGAAGGTGCGCGAAGCGGCGTTCGCCGTCACCTGCGCGCGCGTCAACGCCGAGTTCCTCAACCTGCTCGCCGGCACGGCGCCGGGCGAGCGGGTGGTGGTCAACTACCACGGCGTCAGTCTGCAGCGCTTCCGGCCGCTGCCGCGCCCGGCGGCGCCGGGCGCGCTCCCGTGTCTCGTCACCTGCGGGCGCCTGGAGCCCTACAAGGGGCACCACGTCCTGCTGCGCGCCGCGGCGCTGCTCGGCCGGCCGGTGCGGGTGGTGCTGATCGGCGAGGGGCCGCAGCGGCAGAAGCTCGGCCAACTGGCCGCCGAGCTCGGCATCGCCGAGCGGGTGGAATTCACCGGTCCGCTGCCGCAGGCGCGGCTGGCGGAGATCTACGCCGCCGCCGACCTGTTCGTGCTCGCCAGCGTCATCATCGAGCGCTCGGGCAAGCGCGACGTCATCCCCAACGTGCTCGCCGAGGCGATGGCGATGCGGCTGCCGGTGGTGGCGACGGCGGTGTCCGGCATCGGCGAGCTGATCCGCGACGGCATCAGCGGCCGGCTGGTGCCGCCCAACGACCCGGCGGCGCTGGCGCGGGTGCTGGCCGAGCTGCTCGATGACCCGGCGCAGCGCCAGCGGCTGGCCGCCGAGGGCGCGGCGACGGTGGCGCGCATGTTCGACCGCGAGGTGAACATCGAAGAGCTGGCGGCGTTGTTCCGCGGCGCCGCCGGCGCCGCTCGGGGCGCGGCGTGA
- a CDS encoding FAD-binding protein codes for MLIAVCIKQVPAVSALQFDPATRTIRREGVRSEISAFDVRALLRAVALRDEHGGTVVAITMGPPQAREALLECLALGADRAEHLCDPAFAGADTLATARALAALLEREPYDLILCGRNSVDAETGQVGPEIAELLDLPQVTMARALAVDPAARTLRAERETDEGIDVVSAPLPALVTAAEDLAPERFTSSSERAAAAAKPIALRRAADLGLDLALVGAAGSPTWVLDLAPVEEHRRREMIAGATPAAQVAALVARLRAHGLFGEWTVARPAPPPLPAPAAVARGGARDVLVVAETLDGHLRPVVGELLHKATQLAPQLRGTVSALVAGAGAAAHAAQLAAFGAGRVLVAADDGFLAGTEAHAALLAAVIERERPGLVLLPATVVGRDLAPRVAARLGLGLTGECVDLSVDAAGRVLQHKPAFGGSIVALIASRAQPEMATVRPGMLAPGVALAGQTAQVVALADRPIADRVRLLERRSDAEAAAELEEARVVVGVGMGIGGPQHLPQAEALAALLSGALCTTRDVSDAGWLPKQYQVGITGRAIAPDLYIAVALRGAFEHTVGVRRSGIIVAINRSPKAPIFRSCDYGIVGDWAEIVPELTRQLREIAPPGRGGAETSR; via the coding sequence ATGCTCATCGCCGTCTGCATCAAGCAGGTTCCCGCCGTCTCCGCCCTGCAGTTCGATCCCGCGACCCGCACGATCCGGCGCGAGGGGGTGCGGAGCGAGATCAGCGCCTTCGACGTGCGGGCGCTGCTGCGCGCCGTCGCGTTGCGCGACGAGCACGGCGGCACGGTGGTGGCGATCACCATGGGGCCGCCGCAGGCGCGCGAGGCGCTGCTCGAGTGTCTGGCCCTCGGCGCCGACCGCGCCGAGCACCTCTGCGACCCGGCGTTCGCCGGCGCCGACACGCTGGCCACGGCGCGGGCCCTGGCGGCGCTGCTGGAGCGCGAGCCGTACGACCTCATCCTCTGCGGCCGCAACAGCGTCGACGCCGAGACCGGGCAGGTCGGGCCGGAGATCGCCGAGCTGCTCGACCTGCCGCAGGTGACGATGGCGCGCGCCCTCGCCGTCGATCCCGCCGCGCGCACCCTGCGCGCCGAGCGCGAGACCGACGAGGGCATCGACGTCGTCAGCGCGCCGCTGCCGGCGCTGGTCACCGCCGCCGAGGACCTGGCGCCGGAGCGCTTCACCAGCAGCAGCGAGCGCGCCGCCGCGGCGGCGAAGCCGATCGCGCTGCGCCGCGCCGCCGATCTGGGGCTCGATCTCGCGCTGGTCGGCGCCGCCGGCTCGCCGACCTGGGTGCTCGACCTCGCGCCGGTCGAGGAGCACCGGCGGCGCGAGATGATCGCCGGCGCGACGCCGGCGGCGCAGGTGGCGGCGCTGGTCGCGCGGCTGCGCGCCCACGGCCTGTTCGGCGAGTGGACGGTGGCCCGCCCGGCGCCGCCGCCGCTGCCCGCCCCCGCCGCGGTGGCGCGCGGCGGCGCGCGCGACGTGCTGGTGGTCGCCGAGACGCTGGACGGACACCTGCGGCCGGTGGTCGGCGAGCTGCTGCACAAGGCGACGCAACTGGCGCCGCAGCTCCGCGGCACGGTGAGCGCGCTGGTCGCCGGCGCCGGCGCCGCGGCGCACGCGGCGCAGTTGGCCGCCTTCGGCGCCGGCCGCGTCCTGGTGGCCGCCGACGACGGCTTCCTCGCCGGCACCGAGGCCCACGCCGCGCTGCTCGCGGCGGTGATCGAGCGCGAGCGCCCCGGGCTGGTCCTGCTGCCCGCGACCGTCGTCGGCCGCGACCTCGCGCCGCGGGTCGCCGCGCGTCTCGGCCTCGGCCTGACCGGGGAGTGCGTCGATCTCAGCGTCGACGCCGCCGGCCGCGTCCTCCAGCACAAGCCGGCGTTCGGCGGCAGCATCGTGGCGCTGATCGCCTCGCGCGCGCAGCCGGAGATGGCGACGGTGCGGCCCGGCATGCTGGCGCCCGGCGTCGCGCTCGCCGGCCAGACGGCCCAGGTGGTCGCGCTCGCCGACCGACCGATTGCCGACCGCGTCCGCCTGCTCGAACGCCGCAGCGACGCCGAAGCCGCCGCCGAGCTCGAGGAGGCGCGGGTCGTCGTCGGCGTGGGCATGGGGATCGGCGGCCCGCAGCACCTGCCGCAGGCGGAGGCGCTCGCGGCCCTGCTCAGCGGCGCGCTGTGCACCACCCGCGACGTCAGTGATGCCGGCTGGCTGCCGAAGCAGTATCAGGTCGGCATCACCGGCCGCGCCATCGCGCCCGACCTCTACATTGCGGTGGCACTGCGCGGCGCCTTCGAGCACACTGTCGGCGTGCGCCGCAGCGGCATCATCGTCGCCATCAACCGCAGCCCCAAGGCGCCGATCTTCCGCTCGTGCGACTACGGCATCGTCGGCGACTGGGCCGAGATCGTCCCCGAGCTGACGCGGCAACTGCGAGAGATTGCACCGCCCGGACGCGGCGGCGCGGAGACCTCCCGTTGA
- the icd gene encoding NADP-dependent isocitrate dehydrogenase, with translation MASAIQGQPIRMAGGTLQVPDNPILPFIEGDGTGPDIWRASQRVFDAAVEKAYGGKRRIAWLEVLAGEKAFNTTNNWLPDETVDAFKTYLVGIKGPLTTPIGGGIRSLNVALRQLLDLYVCLRPVRYFTGVPSPVRRPELVDMVIFRENTEDIYAGIEWAAESAEAKQVIAFLEKEMKVKKIRFPATSGIGIKPVSREGTERLVRAAIDYALRQRRKSLTLVHKGNIMKFTEGAFRDWGYAVATRDFRDQVVTERESWILGNREERPDISVEDNARAIDPGYDLMTPAQQQTVRAEIEAALRLWDTHGGGQWKQKLLIRDAIADITLQQVLTRPKDFDVIATMNLNGDYLSDALAAQVGGIGIAPGGNINYLSGHAIFEATHGTAPKYANLDKVNPGSVILSGEMMFRYLGWNEVADRIIAGMDGAIGAKTVTYDFHRLMDGATLVKCSEFAEAVVRHM, from the coding sequence ATGGCAAGCGCGATCCAGGGGCAGCCCATTCGCATGGCGGGCGGCACGCTGCAGGTGCCCGACAATCCGATCCTTCCGTTCATCGAGGGCGACGGGACCGGGCCCGACATCTGGCGCGCTTCGCAGCGCGTGTTCGACGCCGCGGTGGAGAAGGCCTACGGCGGCAAGCGCCGGATCGCCTGGCTCGAGGTGTTGGCGGGCGAGAAGGCCTTCAACACCACCAACAACTGGCTGCCGGACGAGACCGTCGATGCCTTCAAGACCTACCTGGTCGGGATCAAGGGGCCGCTGACGACGCCGATCGGCGGCGGCATCCGCTCGCTGAACGTCGCCCTGCGGCAGTTGCTGGACCTGTACGTCTGCCTGCGCCCGGTCCGCTACTTCACCGGCGTCCCCAGCCCGGTGCGGCGGCCGGAACTGGTCGACATGGTGATCTTCCGCGAGAACACCGAGGACATCTACGCCGGCATCGAGTGGGCCGCCGAGTCGGCGGAAGCGAAGCAGGTCATCGCCTTCCTCGAGAAGGAGATGAAGGTGAAGAAGATCCGCTTCCCGGCGACCAGCGGCATCGGCATCAAGCCGGTGTCGCGCGAGGGCACCGAGCGCCTGGTGCGCGCCGCCATCGACTACGCCCTGCGGCAGCGGCGCAAGAGCCTCACCCTGGTGCACAAGGGCAACATCATGAAATTCACCGAGGGCGCCTTCCGCGACTGGGGCTACGCCGTGGCGACGCGCGACTTCCGCGACCAGGTGGTCACCGAGCGCGAGAGCTGGATCCTCGGCAACCGCGAGGAGAGGCCCGACATCTCGGTCGAGGACAACGCCCGCGCCATCGACCCCGGCTACGACCTGATGACGCCGGCGCAGCAGCAGACCGTGCGGGCCGAGATCGAGGCGGCGCTGCGCCTGTGGGACACCCACGGCGGCGGCCAGTGGAAGCAGAAGCTGCTGATCCGCGACGCCATCGCCGACATCACCCTGCAGCAGGTGCTGACCCGACCGAAGGACTTCGACGTCATCGCCACCATGAACCTGAACGGCGACTACCTGTCGGACGCGCTGGCGGCGCAGGTCGGCGGCATCGGCATCGCCCCGGGCGGCAACATCAACTACCTGAGCGGGCACGCCATCTTCGAGGCCACGCACGGCACGGCGCCGAAGTACGCCAACCTCGACAAGGTCAATCCCGGCTCGGTGATCCTGTCCGGCGAGATGATGTTCCGCTACCTCGGCTGGAACGAGGTCGCCGACCGCATCATCGCGGGCATGGACGGCGCCATCGGCGCCAAGACCGTCACCTACGACTTCCACCGCCTCATGGACGGCGCGACGCTGGTGAAGTGCTCGGAGTTCGCCGAGGCGGTGGTCCGGCACATGTGA